The Arvicanthis niloticus isolate mArvNil1 chromosome 21, mArvNil1.pat.X, whole genome shotgun sequence genome includes the window AAACCTCTCCCAACCCTCCCCAAATATACATGCTTTACCCTCGACACCCCAGATCCAGACAAACGTTACGTGTTTTTAAACCTTCATcctataagaaagaaaagaaatgtaaaatgggTTAAGTGGATTGTGTTAAACATTTTATCTCATGCATCTCAGTTAGGATGGCGGGGTACAGATCCCTCAACTACCTCTCGCTGCAGCCAGGGTGAATGGGATTTCTTAAGCGGTACTGAGGTGCAGAATGGGAGTAGAAAAGCCCACATGTGATCAGCAGCCTCCTGTACCTTCTTTTTCTGAGACCTCACATTCCATCTGTCACAGGGTTATGGAGACTGTGCTGATGGCACAACGACCTCACTTGGCTCCAAAGCACTGGGCTTAAGGTTTGGGGTGCCATCCCAGAGGAAGAGCCACAAAAAAATGCCTTAATTTGAGCCTGTATCTACCCCTGCTGATGGACAATTAGATGGTTTGGTTTTGTcagcttcttctccctccctcgtCTTTCCATTAGTAGCAAAAGGGTGTTTTTGGCAGAACTTTAAGTGGCAGTTTCATTCTTGAGAATGCAAGGTAGAACACCTTATGAGTgtattttctatttgtgttttaaagCTGTATGTTTGGGAGGTGTAGGTAAGCATTTcttaatagaaggaaaaaaaaaaacaaaaacaaaaaaccccaaacccacaGTTGAGATTTGCCTTTGAGTCTCTGGGGTTTGCCTCCGACTAGGTGCCTGGGTCACTGCCAGAGTCCTGGGGTGCTAGAAATCCTGTTCTCTCCTGGTACTCTAGAGTCTTGGGGTGGAAATGGAAATGAGTTTGTTCCTTGGGAGCTTACTCTTCTCATTTACCTCCAGGAAGACCCCAGTGTCTTTTGGCAGCAGCCAGggttcccctcctcccctccattcTCCCCCCAGAGTAGGTTGACTCCAAACAGTAGTCTTCTCCCTGGAGTCCTGGAAGAATAGGACTCTGGTTCATACTGTGGCTCTGTAACCTAAGGTCTGTGATTCGACCACTTTCCAGTTGGAGAGATGCAAGTGGAGATAATTTTACAGTGTTGATAATCTACAGAACCTGAGTCCAACACAGCTCTTTCCATGACTGTCAGTCGGGTATCATTCCTGTAATAACACCCATCCAATTTTGTGAGGGGTGGGCTTGGATACTGTGTGGTTTTTGTACAAATGTGTTTCTCAgtgtgggtttttggttttgttgttgtttttcctttaggttttgttttaatgAGGGAAGGGAGTTTTGAGAGTTtgggagaaaatgaatgaaagtgGCTTAATGTCCCTCTTTTTCATTGAATAAATGAAATACCATTTATGAATTCTAGTCCCATTCTCtgcattcatccattcatttcatAGTGTGTCCTGTACAGAAAGAATACTCAGTCTCACCTGGTCCTGGTtagcttttaaaatttcatgACTCAGGGCCTAGTAGGCTGATCCTTTACAAGGTGCTTCGGTATTGAATGGATGCCTTCTTCATTCAAAGAAAGATGAGCAGAATCTCTCCAGAAGGAACATAACCTAATGTCCTGGTGCCTCCTCCAAAAGGGAGTGGTCAGGTAACACTTAGATGTAACTCGATCTTTTATCAGCTGATAAAAGGTGCTTGCAACCAAGTCTGATGATGTAAGTTCGATTCCctgttctctggccttcacatgcacactATTAtgcacatacgtacatacatacatacatacatacatacatacatacatacatacatatttatatgggttttatttttttaagatagtcTCACTCTATAGTCTTGACTTGCCTGGAACTCTATACAGATCAGTCTGGTTTTACACTagcagacatccacctgcctctcaagtactggaattaaacataagtgccaccacatctggctttaaattttttctccttAATAAGGTTGTATAGTACAAAGCTCTACAAATTCCTCTCAAGACGTTTTAGCCAATAAAAATAGGAGATCCTGCTGTGTGggtcatcccctccccccccacccccggagaAAACTGAGAAACAATGTGTAAAATCTGAACTGAGCGGCCTATAATTTCTGTGTAATATCCTGAATTCAGTCCCTAGTGGGAGGCGCAGTATAGTTTCTGATGTGCTGCCTGTGATATCCTGGGGGTGGCTAGACTTGGGAATGTTTATCCTTGTCATAaagggcagaggcaagtggatctcttgtGAGCCTACCTAGGGCCATATAGTGAGGTAGGGAAGGGTTTTAATCCTGACCTTGGGGCAGAGATCTGATACAAGACTGCCATAAAGAATGGTTAATGGGCTGGGTAGTGGTACcttatacctttaatctcagcagggatgcagaggcaggaaaatctgagtttgaagccagcctcatCTGCACAgtcagttccagaacagctaaggctacacagaaatcCCATGTgggaaaaaacaacaaagaatggATAATGGGGGGCAGGTATGGTAGATTTCTTTCATAGTTTTATAGGACTTAAGACCACTGGTAGTAGCCTAGCTGTGAcaacactttaatcccagcactgggaagtcaGGTTAGAGAACAGCCAGAGCTTCACGGAGAAGCCCTGTCAGGGGTGTAGGGGTGGCTAATAGGAGAGGGAAAATCCAGTAACCCACTTAGAATTAATACCCTTGTACTTTCCAGGACCAGCCTACTCTGTTCTGACCCCTGGGAAAACCAGGGGTGAAAAAGGTCTTTGGCTCCTGTGTTTGCTTTTCTGCTGTGCAGAAATTGGAGGTAATCCTTAACCACTTATAAGCCCCCCTCTCCCCAGAAACCTTTGAATGCTCTTGTAGCTTCATGGAGAGCAGTCATGTAACCTGTGCTGCCAGTAGCTTTGTCCTTTAGAATAAGGAGAAATCACCTGCCCTAAAGGTAGTTTTTGAAGACCTTAGCAAAGTAGTGACAGCACCTGGAGGCACCTGACAGTAAGGGAAAAGATCTTCCTGGTTCCCTAGCAGCCTATCTTCCGCTCTCCTAGATGGAACCAGTGTTGGGGCAGAAGTGGTAGCTCTCAGGGATTTTTGACAGGCCATGGTCTTGTATCTGGTTTGGCCTTGACATTGACAGGCTTCTAGTAGCCATCTGGATTGTAGCATCCTTCCCTCCATGTCCGCTCACCTTTGCTGTTTGTTGAAACAGGCCTTTGTGTATCCCAGGACAACCTTCAGCTTCTGATTCTCTTGTGTCCATTAACCATGTGCCACCCAGCCAAGGGTTATCTTATTCCTCTCAGGCAGTAGGTGTCTTCTGCATACTAGTTAGTTGAGTGGCTTTCTCCCAACTGGCCTGGCTTTGGAGTTAATAAGTTCAAAAGCCCTTTGCATCGTAATAAACCTTTGCCTGGCAAAAATAACCACCCCTAGGTTTGTGATACCCTTTTCTGAAGTGAGAAGACTCGATCTCCATGAAGAAGTTATATCAACACAAGGCCCTTCTCTTCCTACCAGGAATGGTGTAAGTAGGCCTATTTCTAGTAGCCCATTATGCACCCCGCCCTCCAAAAAAGGAACAGTTTGGTCATTCTGCGATGGTCATTACTAATAGTTTAGCAGCTAGGCATAgcaacatgcctttaatcccagaatatGGAAAGTAGAGACAGTAGGTTTAGGAATTTAAGGTTGGCTTTAGTTCTATAAAGACTGTCACCAATCTGGATTATGAGGGAAGGTCTCAAGGGGCTGTAGGACACAGCATTAAGTACCCAGGTGAAAGTGcaggctgggtaaggagataagGCTTCAGTTGCCCTGCTCTGCATCCTGGTCCCTCTTCTGAAATGCAAGGAAGTGAGGGTCTGGAGTGCACACACAGTGActtacaactgtaactccagttcctcaGTTCTGAGGCATCTGATACTCTTCTGACTTTTTGGATACCAGATATGGGTGTTGTGCAGATACTaacaggtaaaacactcatgcacacaaaaaataattttaaagggtGAAATGAGAAGCCTCCATATTCAGATGAGTACAACTTTTAAATAGAAAAGCCAAAATTTCAGTATGTTGGTGTTTATCCTGAGGATTTAAAGTCAAACTGATGTTCTCCAAAATGTCCAGACCAAACTGTGTGGTCCATCGTGATGGGAGCAGGGACAGTAGCCTCAGTGAAGCAGGTGTCTTTTTTTGCACATGAGGATGTATGCAGTGGTCTTTATGGCTTGGCTCTGGAGACAAGTTACCAAAACAGGAAACAGGCATGAAGAAGCCATTGCCATACAAAACATGTATGGTGCCCAAATGGTACATGATACGAATAGAGGACTTGTAGAAGCTATTAATAGGTGGTGGTTTCATTGTCTAGTTCTCTTATCACTTCTTCAGCTTCTTCGGCCTTCATGTACACGCTTCATGTACATACATTTGCCACTGCTTGCCAGATCCTTTGATGCTGTCTCCAGTGACTATCCCCAGGATCACACAGATCTGATGCCAGATCTTGCTCTTCTCACCACAGAATGAGCTTTCCCCATTCCATTTTTGGGCATCACCCAGTTACTCTGTTCTCAGTGCTAGGGAGGATCAAAGGTCAGCAGTTTGCTtgcttactttgttttgtttgtttgtttaataccAAATTGGTGCTGGATATATAGCTTATTGACATCATTTTACTTGCAtgaacaaggccctgggttcaatttcagGCAACTTAAACAAAATTGAACAAAGTGGTAGCAGAATTTCTctccagggaaggaagaagagagttgAGAAAGGAAATATTTCACATTCTGTACACTTGCTTGTTTTACTGATCAAAACAACACAATTTAAAAGGATAGTTACAGATGGGAAATAGGGTAGGTAGAAGGATTTGGTTGATTAGTTAGTTCTAGACAGGGAttggattacagacatgagctacCATAGCCAGCAAATACAGTTATTTTGCAGCATTAGGAATTGAACCTTAAGTCTCACTCAttttaggcaagtgctctccctAACTCTTAGTGCTTTACCATGAGTAAGAAAAGGCACTTTATTGTGACCATGCCCTAGATGTTAAAGAACTTATATAGGGTCTCCTGTGCAGACCCACTTTAGACAACTACCACTCAAGAACTGAAGAGAGACATAGGTATTATATTTGGATAAGCAAGCCCCCTCTTGACTGGAACTCCAGACTGGGACAAGTCTGTCTGGTTGCCACTCCATAGATGCTATACAGCCCCCACAGAGCCACCTCTGAGCCAGGACTTAAGTGCCAAACTGCTGGAATTTTGTTAGCCTGGAGGGGACTCTAGGCTGGGCAGATGGGTACAGCCTTAGTTTTGAGAGGAAAGGAGTGTTGAACCAAGGCAACCCCACTAGAaaagtgtgagacagattaaatgATGGCTCTCCATCTTGCTCATATTTGGTCTCTGACAGAAACGAGACCATCAACACCAGCATTGCCCCATGCCCTTGGGCTGAGCTGAACATGATCATTTAGGTCAATAATAAAACATCAAGAAGTAGGCTATTTGGAGTCGGGGAAGACCAGGTGACTAAGCTGTAGTTCTGCCTCCCCTCCAACAGGTCTCCAGTAAGCAGTGAACCTGGGTTAGGAACAGAGACGTCTGTCTCCCTCCACATTCCGTGTGTAATCTAACCAGGAACTTGGGTTTGGGTAGTACTGGGCACCTGCGGAAGGCCGCCCTGGATTTAGAAAAGGCAAGGCAAAGTCCAAATACTGGGGACCGGTCTCACCCCTTGCCCGATAATGCATTGGGTGGACCTGGCTGTGCAAGATTTAAACTAATGGCTTTGGCTGTGGACAGATTAAGTCTGATCCGATTAGAGCCTAGGCCATAGTATTCGCTTCCTTGCCCGGCTCTGTCGACGTTCTCCCTACTCTCGTGAAGAAGGCTTAGAGACGGACTGGAGAACCTTCCCATCACCGAACACCGAACTGGCACCCGATAGTCCGTGTCCCGGACTCTGCTCTTCCACACTGGGGGCGCAGGCTTCCGCCCCCTGTGGCCCTTCCGAGCCCCGCCCCGAGCCTGCGGGTGTCGGAGCCCGCGACGTCCCCGCCTCCCCTGCGCGCGCGTGGCGGGTGGGTTCCTCGGAGGTCCGCGGCCGAGCGCTCTCAGCACCGGGAGCGCAGGTGGGCCTCGTGGGCTGCCGCCGGTGCACCTGTCGGCTTCCCCCAGTGGCTCTGCTGCCGCCCCTGCGCGCCGCGCGTGCATCGCTCTCCACGTCCCGTGCCAGCGGGGTCTGACTGTCCCCTGGCGAGGAGGACCGAGAGGGGCCGGCGTCAACGCGACGTGCTGCGGGGCGGGCGGAGTGGGGGCGGCGCCGAgcgcggcggcggcagcggcaaGCGGCAGCGGCGGCGCGGGAGGCGGGGAGGCGCGGCGCGCGGAGGACAGCGGCTGACGGCGGCATGCGGCGCCTCATGCTGCCCACCGTGGGCTGAGGCGGCCGCAGACGGGCGGCAGGCGCAGCGGCCGGGCAAGCCGAGGGCGCAGCCAAGCCGCGCGCACCGCGAACAGCGGCCGGGGCTCAGCGCAATGGGCCGAGCTGGAGGCGGGGGCCCGGGCTGGGGGCCGCCACCGGCGTTGCTGCTTCTGGGGGTCACGCTGATGCTCACCGCTGGGGCCGTACCGGGTAGGTACCCACCCGGACCGCGACCCCAGTCAGCCCCTTGCGCCCCACCCCATGCCAGGGTCTCCCTGGCTTCAGGTCCAGGTGGAGTACCCAAGCCCTGACAAGGGGGCGGGGCACCGCCTGGCCTGCAGCCCGGGACCGGgcgggaaaggggaggaggaggggacctGCAGGGGGTGGAGGACACAGGCCGGCGGGGAACAGCGCATGGCCTGTGAGCAGACAGCAGGGTGggctagggtgggggtggggtcttgaGATAGGGGCGGGGTCTGATCGGGGGCGGGGGCCTAGATGCGATTTGTGGGCGAGGCTGCGGGACGGGGCGGGGTCCAGAAGATGAGGCTAGGATGAGCCAAAGTTGGGGGAGTACCCTGACCTCGTCTCGCAGACTGCGGGTGCTATTTGGGGCGGGAAAGCATTGGCAATGTGTATTTACCAAGCTTGGGAGGCAGACTCAGGGGCGGGCCTTAAAATGGGGCGTGGCCTTAGACACCGAAGCAATGTCCCAGGGTGGACCTAGGTCTACAGGATCTCCCTCAGCTTCTCACCCGGACATGCCACCTTGACACCCTGCCCCCGCCCTCCCTCCCACAGCACGGGAAGCAGGCAGTGCGATCGAGGCTGAAGAGCTGGTGAGGAGCGGCCTTGCATGGGAGTCGCGTGCCAATGACACGCGGGAGGAAGCCGGCCTGCCAGCAGCTGGGGAAGATGAGACCTCGTGGACAGAGCCGGGCAGTGAGCTGACTGCGGTGGGCCCTGGGGTCGGGCCAGAGGAGACACTAGAGGCATCAGCTTCAGTGACTGGCACTGCCTGGCTAGAGGCAGATGGTCCAGGCCTAAGTGGAGTGACTGCAGAGGCTGGCAGTGGCGATGCCCAGACCCTTCCAGCTACACTCCAGGCTCCTAATGAGGCCCTTGGGTCATCTACAATGCCCCCTGTCATTCCTGAGGCTACTGAAGCCAATGGACCTCCCTCCCCCACTATCCATGATAAGCCTAGCCTAGGCCCTGAACTCCCTCAGGAGATCCCCTTGGAGGTTTGGCTGAACCCGGGAGGCAGCACACCTGACCCTCAAGGGCCAGAGCCCACTTTTTCCCTTCAAGGCACTCTAGAGACCCAACCAGCCTCAGATATAATGGACATTGATTACTTTGAAGGATTGGATAGTGAGGGCCGTGGTGCAGACATGGGCAGCTTCCCCAGGTCACCAGGAACCTCAGAAAATCACCCTGACACTGACGGAGAGACCCCTTCCTGGAGCCTGCTTGACTTGTACGATGACTTCACCCCCTTTGATGAGTCTGATTTCTACCCTACCACATCCTTCTATGATGATTTGGAAGAGgacgaagaggaagaggaggataagGATGCAGTCGGAGGTGGAGACCTGGAAGATGAAAATGACCTTCTCCTGCCCTCTCAAAAGCCTGGTGTGGGGCCTGGGACAGGACAGCCCACCAGTCGGTGGCATGCTGTTCCACCACATACTCTGGGGATGGTACCTGGAAGCAGCATCTCTCTTAGGCCCCGCCCTGGAGATCCAGGCAAGGACCTGGCCTCAGGCGAAAATGGCACCGAGTGCCGAGTTGGCTTCGTCAGACACAATGGCTCCTGCCGGTCTGTCTGTGACCTCTTCCCCAGTTACTGTCACAATGGCGGCCAGTGCTACCTGGTGGAGAACATAGGGGCTTTCTGCAGGTAAGGGAGTGACAGATGTTCAGGGGCTGGTAGAACAGGGTCTAAGCAATGTAAATGGGACAGACTCAGCCAATGGGCAGTTGAGAGGCATGACTTCCCAGATGAGTACATTCGCAGGACAATTGTGAATTTAAAGCCATCATGGGCTccacagtcaaaaaaaaaaaaaaaaaaaaaagcaatttgtgATCTTGCCACCAGGACAAGTTCCTCAGAAGTAATATTTTGTCTTTCAAGGCTAGGTGAAGGGATTTTCTCCCAGGGCTCTAGAAAGCGTCCATACTTGTGAAGGGGGGAGGCCTAGAACCCTGCTGGGAAGTTAAAATGGCTCTCGAGTGTTCCTGCCACTCGAGTGTATTTACCCAGAGAGCCAGATGTCTCTGAAGGGGATGTAGGCATGTAAAGTCAATGTGCACCCCTAAGCCAGCCTCAAGAGCGGCCACACACAGGCTAGGTCAAGCCAAAACTTTTCAGAATACCTTGCCAGTAGGTGATGTTTGTGGTTTTGGGTGGCAGCTCTCGTCCGTTGGTGACCAACTGTCCTGGGATAGTAAGTCTGTAATGTTTTCAAAGATAAGAGTTTAGAGATCTCCAAGGACACATTGTCTAAAGCTACCATCTCACACCTCATCAGTAAATTCTCAGTCACCTCACCTCGGGGAATCGCCTCACAGAGAGAGATCTGCCTGATGGAGAACATGACTTGTAGAAGATCCTAGGTCTGGGCGGCGCTTGaggaagagcagaagagcatAGTCTTGTTCTCACCGGCTCCAAGGGAACATTTCTGTCCTCTACagagctccttctctccttcctttcttccttccttccttctctccttccttccttccctttctctccttccttccttccttctctccttccttccttccttccctttctctccttccttccttccttcctccttccttctctccttccttccttccttctctccttccttccttctttccctttctctccttccttccttccttctctccttccttccttccttccctttctctccttccttccttccttcctccttccttctctccttccttccttccttccttccttttttttgtttgtttgtttttcaagacagggtctctttcagtatatccctggctgtactagaactggctatgaagaccaggctgacctcaaactcagagatctgcctgcctctgcctcccgagtgttgggattgaaggtgtgcaccaccatcagcCTTTCCCCCCcaccattgtttttatttttatacatttatttttgaaacagggtctcactgtatggCCCTGGCTAGGGCCACTTCacagatgaggctggcctcgaactcatagagatctgtctgtctgcctctgaatGTTGGGCTTTAGGTGTACACCACCACGcccagcccttccttcctttcttccttccttccttccttccttccttcctttcttccttccttctttccttcctttcctttcttttttttttaagataaggtctatgtagtctaggctgaccttgaattcccaaaccccctgcttccacctcccaagtgctaggatcacatgCCTAAGTCACACCCAGTTTTAAATGTCTCCACATTTCTTTGTGTTCCTGTAAGAAGTACTTAAGATTTACTGTAGCACCTGGGCATTGAAGCTTGAGTTCCAGCCCCTTCTGATGTCATTTCCTAGATGACACTAGGATCATCACCATAGTGGATGTGACCACATACTTCTAGTTGGAGTTGTCCAGCCATTCCAAACAGTAATTTCTCTAATCAAAAAACTATGGTAATGGAGGAACATAGTGATCCcaacactggagaggcagaggcaaaggaaacaggagttcaaagctagcctaagCTACATTGCAAGTT containing:
- the Cspg5 gene encoding chondroitin sulfate proteoglycan 5 isoform X1 — translated: MGRAGGGGPGWGPPPALLLLGVTLMLTAGAVPAREAGSAIEAEELVRSGLAWESRANDTREEAGLPAAGEDETSWTEPGSELTAVGPGVGPEETLEASASVTGTAWLEADGPGLSGVTAEAGSGDAQTLPATLQAPNEALGSSTMPPVIPEATEANGPPSPTIHDKPSLGPELPQEIPLEVWLNPGGSTPDPQGPEPTFSLQGTLETQPASDIMDIDYFEGLDSEGRGADMGSFPRSPGTSENHPDTDGETPSWSLLDLYDDFTPFDESDFYPTTSFYDDLEEDEEEEEDKDAVGGGDLEDENDLLLPSQKPGVGPGTGQPTSRWHAVPPHTLGMVPGSSISLRPRPGDPGKDLASGENGTECRVGFVRHNGSCRSVCDLFPSYCHNGGQCYLVENIGAFCRCNTQDYIWHKGMRCESIITDFQVMCVAVGSAALVLLLLFMMTVFFAKKLYLLKTENTKLRRTNKFRTPSELHNDNFSLSTIAEGSHPNVRKLCDTPCVSSPHARALAHYDNIVCQDDPSASHKIQEALKSRLKEEESFNIQNSMSPKLEGGKGDQDDLEVNCLQNNLT
- the Cspg5 gene encoding chondroitin sulfate proteoglycan 5 isoform X2; translated protein: MGRAGGGGPGWGPPPALLLLGVTLMLTAGAVPAREAGSAIEAEELVRSGLAWESRANDTREEAGLPAAGEDETSWTEPGSELTAVGPGVGPEETLEASASVTGTAWLEADGPGLSGVTAEAGSGDAQTLPATLQAPNEALGSSTMPPVIPEATEANGPPSPTIHDKPSLGPELPQEIPLEVWLNPGGSTPDPQGPEPTFSLQGTLETQPASDIMDIDYFEGLDSEGRGADMGSFPRSPGTSENHPDTDGETPSWSLLDLYDDFTPFDESDFYPTTSFYDDLEEDEEEEEDKDAVGGGDLEDENDLLLPSQKPGVGPGTGQPTSRWHAVPPHTLGMVPGSSISLRPRPGDPGKDLASGENGTECRVGFVRHNGSCRSVCDLFPSYCHNGGQCYLVENIGAFCRCNTQDYIWHKGMRCESIITDFQVMCVAVGSAALVLLLLFMMTVFFAKKLYLLKTENTKLRRTNKFRTPSELHNDNFSLSTIAEGSHPNDDPSASHKIQEALKSRLKEEESFNIQNSMSPKLEGGKGDQDDLEVNCLQNNLT